The Toxotes jaculatrix isolate fToxJac2 chromosome 14, fToxJac2.pri, whole genome shotgun sequence genome window below encodes:
- the LOC121193579 gene encoding serotransferrin-like isoform X2, with translation MKLLLLAALLGCLATVFAAPANSVKWCVISSQEHLKCSALAAQAPGFSCVRRENSLDCIIAIRAGEADAITLDGGDIYIAGLNNYNLHPIITEEYGSPSDTYFYAVAVAKKNTGFGFQDLRGKKSCHTGLGKSVGWNIPIGTLVAMNLIQWQGIDEQPVEEAVSEFFLKSCAPGATRGTKLCELCKGDCSRSHTEPYYGYDGAFQCLVEDAGEVAFVKHLTVPDSEKANYELLCKDNRRAPIDSYKTCNLARVPAHAVVTRKDPELAELIWTMLNSTLPQQGVNLFASEAYGAKNLMFKDSATRLVKLPPNADSYLYLGAEYMSVIRSLKQDWGPNGGIKWCAVGHAGTTKCDMWSINSIENDVTSIECENAPSVEECLKKIMRREADAVAVDGGHVYTAGKCGLVPAMVEQYDAGLCEISGATASSYYAVAVVKKGSGVTWENLQGKRSCHTGIGRTAGWNIPMGLIHKRTGDCDFTKFFSSSCVPGADPNSKLCAQCAGTGNILGDEFKCKASAEEKYYGFNGAFRCLVEGAGDVAFIKHTTVLENSDGNSPSWASGLRSADYELICPGGGSVPVSEYSRCHLARVPPHAVVTRPEIRNKVIDILKKQQVQFGTGSDSFFKLFQSEGGKNLLFQDSTKCLQTIHTGTNYEQFLGQEYVDAMTSLRQCSDTTSDLEKICSFHSWHQNK, from the exons ATGAAGCTTCTCCTCCTTGCAGCGCTGCTGGGATGCCTCG CCACCGTGTTCGCGGCCCCTGCCAACAGCGTGAAGTGGTGCGTCATCTCGAGCCAAGAACATCTGAAATGCTCGGCCCTCGCTGCTCAAGCCCCTGGATTCTCCTGCGTGAGAAGAGAAAACTCCCTGGACTGTATCATTGCAATTAGG GCTGGTGAGGCAGACGCCATCACTTTGGATGGAGGGGACATCTACATTGCTGGACTGAACAACTACAACCTGCATCCCATTATTACCGAGGAATACGGCTCCC CTTCAGACACCTATTTCTACGCTGTTGCtgtggcaaagaaaaacacaggattCGGCTTCCAAGACCTCAGAGGAAAGAAATCCTGCCACACTGGTTTGGGTAAATCTGTTGGATGGAACATTCCCATAGGAACTCTGGTGGCCATGAATTTAATTCAGTGGCAAGGTATTGATGAGCAACCTGTGGAGGAGG cggTGAGTGAATTCTTCCTGAAAAGCTGTGCCCCAGGGGCAACAAGGGGCACCAAACTGTGTGAGCTGTGCAAGGGAGACTGCAGCAGGTCCCACACGGAGCCTTACTATGGTTACGACGGTGCTTTCCA GTGTCTGGTGGAGGATGCTGGAGAAGTGGCTTTTGTGAAGCATCTCACTGTCCCAG ATTCTGAAAAGGCCAACTATGAGCTGCTGTGCAAGGATAACAGGAGAGCGCCTATTGACAGCTATAAAACCTGCAACCTGGCCAGGGTACCAGCTCATGCTGTTGTCACTCGCAAGGACCCTGAGCTGGCTGAATTAATCTGGACAATGCTCAACTCAACTTTACCTCAACAG ggTGTGAACCTTTTCGCTTCTGAAGCCTATGGTGCCAAGAACCTGATGTTCAAGGACTCAGCGACGAGGCTGGTTAAGCTGCCCCCAAACGCAGACTCCTACCTGTATCTGGGTGCCGAATACATGAGCGTCATCCGTTCCCTTAAGCAAG ATTGGGGGCCAAATGGTGGCATTAAATGGTGTGCTGTGGGACATGCTGGGACCACAAAGTGTGACATGTGGAGCATCAACAGTATAGAAAATGACGTCACATCCATCGAGTGCGAGAATGCCCCCTCAGTTGAAGAGTGCCTCAAAAAGATTATG CGTAGGGAGGCTGATGCAGTGGCAGTAGATGGAGGACATGTGTACACAGCTGGAAAGTGTGGTCTGGTTCCTGCTATGGTGGAGCAGTATGATGCAG ggctgtgtgaaATCTCTGGAG CCACAGCCTCCTCTTACTATGCTGTTGCTGTGGTAAAGAAAGGTTCAGGGGTGACCTGGGAAAACCTGCAAGGAAAGAGGTCTTGCCACACAGGCATCGGTAGAACTGCTGGCTGGAACATCCCCATGGGTCTCATCCACAAAAGAACTGGAGACTGTGACTTCA caaaattcttcagcagcagctgtgtccCTGGAGCAGATCCCAACTCTAAGCTCTGTGCTCAGTGTGCTGGCACTGGAAACATTTTGGGTGATGAGTTCAAATGCAAAGCCAGTGCTGAAGAGAAATACTACGGCTTCAATGGAGCCTTTAG ATGTCTTGTGGAGGGTGCTGGTGATGTTGCcttcatcaaacacacaacCGTTCTGGAAAACAGTGATG GTAACAGTCCATCATGGGCTAGTGGTTTGCGGTCTGCTGACTACGAGCTGATCTGCCCTGGGGGGGGTTCAGTGCCAGTCTCTGAATACAGCAGGTGCCACTTAGCTAGAGTACCTCCACATGCTGTGGTGACTCGGCCAGAGATTCGCAACAAGGTGATCGACATTCTCAAGAAGCAGCAG GTCCAGTTTGGAACTGGCAGTGATTCCTTCTTCAAACTGTTCCAGTCAGAAGGAGGAAAGAACCTCCTCTTTCAGGACTCCACTAAATGTCTCCAAACAATTCACACTGGAACAAACTATGAACAGTTTTTGGGACAAGAGTACGTGGATGCCATGACTTCACTCAGACAATGCAGTGACACCACTTCAG ATCTGGAGAAAATTTGCAGTTTCCATTCCTGGCATCAGAACAAATAG
- the LOC121193579 gene encoding serotransferrin-like isoform X1, which translates to MKLLLLAALLGCLATVFAAPANSVKWCVISSQEHLKCSALAAQAPGFSCVRRENSLDCIIAIRAGEADAITLDGGDIYIAGLNNYNLHPIITEEYGSPSDTYFYAVAVAKKNTGFGFQDLRGKKSCHTGLGKSVGWNIPIGTLVAMNLIQWQGIDEQPVEEAVSEFFLKSCAPGATRGTKLCELCKGDCSRSHTEPYYGYDGAFQCLVEDAGEVAFVKHLTVPDSEKANYELLCKDNRRAPIDSYKTCNLARVPAHAVVTRKDPELAELIWTMLNSTLPQQGVNLFASEAYGAKNLMFKDSATRLVKLPPNADSYLYLGAEYMSVIRSLKQDWGPNGGIKWCAVGHAGTTKCDMWSINSIENDVTSIECENAPSVEECLKKIMRREADAVAVDGGHVYTAGKCGLVPAMVEQYDAELCSFSGGLCEISGATASSYYAVAVVKKGSGVTWENLQGKRSCHTGIGRTAGWNIPMGLIHKRTGDCDFTKFFSSSCVPGADPNSKLCAQCAGTGNILGDEFKCKASAEEKYYGFNGAFRCLVEGAGDVAFIKHTTVLENSDGNSPSWASGLRSADYELICPGGGSVPVSEYSRCHLARVPPHAVVTRPEIRNKVIDILKKQQVQFGTGSDSFFKLFQSEGGKNLLFQDSTKCLQTIHTGTNYEQFLGQEYVDAMTSLRQCSDTTSDLEKICSFHSWHQNK; encoded by the exons ATGAAGCTTCTCCTCCTTGCAGCGCTGCTGGGATGCCTCG CCACCGTGTTCGCGGCCCCTGCCAACAGCGTGAAGTGGTGCGTCATCTCGAGCCAAGAACATCTGAAATGCTCGGCCCTCGCTGCTCAAGCCCCTGGATTCTCCTGCGTGAGAAGAGAAAACTCCCTGGACTGTATCATTGCAATTAGG GCTGGTGAGGCAGACGCCATCACTTTGGATGGAGGGGACATCTACATTGCTGGACTGAACAACTACAACCTGCATCCCATTATTACCGAGGAATACGGCTCCC CTTCAGACACCTATTTCTACGCTGTTGCtgtggcaaagaaaaacacaggattCGGCTTCCAAGACCTCAGAGGAAAGAAATCCTGCCACACTGGTTTGGGTAAATCTGTTGGATGGAACATTCCCATAGGAACTCTGGTGGCCATGAATTTAATTCAGTGGCAAGGTATTGATGAGCAACCTGTGGAGGAGG cggTGAGTGAATTCTTCCTGAAAAGCTGTGCCCCAGGGGCAACAAGGGGCACCAAACTGTGTGAGCTGTGCAAGGGAGACTGCAGCAGGTCCCACACGGAGCCTTACTATGGTTACGACGGTGCTTTCCA GTGTCTGGTGGAGGATGCTGGAGAAGTGGCTTTTGTGAAGCATCTCACTGTCCCAG ATTCTGAAAAGGCCAACTATGAGCTGCTGTGCAAGGATAACAGGAGAGCGCCTATTGACAGCTATAAAACCTGCAACCTGGCCAGGGTACCAGCTCATGCTGTTGTCACTCGCAAGGACCCTGAGCTGGCTGAATTAATCTGGACAATGCTCAACTCAACTTTACCTCAACAG ggTGTGAACCTTTTCGCTTCTGAAGCCTATGGTGCCAAGAACCTGATGTTCAAGGACTCAGCGACGAGGCTGGTTAAGCTGCCCCCAAACGCAGACTCCTACCTGTATCTGGGTGCCGAATACATGAGCGTCATCCGTTCCCTTAAGCAAG ATTGGGGGCCAAATGGTGGCATTAAATGGTGTGCTGTGGGACATGCTGGGACCACAAAGTGTGACATGTGGAGCATCAACAGTATAGAAAATGACGTCACATCCATCGAGTGCGAGAATGCCCCCTCAGTTGAAGAGTGCCTCAAAAAGATTATG CGTAGGGAGGCTGATGCAGTGGCAGTAGATGGAGGACATGTGTACACAGCTGGAAAGTGTGGTCTGGTTCCTGCTATGGTGGAGCAGTATGATGCAG AGCTGTGCAGCTTCTCCGGAG ggctgtgtgaaATCTCTGGAG CCACAGCCTCCTCTTACTATGCTGTTGCTGTGGTAAAGAAAGGTTCAGGGGTGACCTGGGAAAACCTGCAAGGAAAGAGGTCTTGCCACACAGGCATCGGTAGAACTGCTGGCTGGAACATCCCCATGGGTCTCATCCACAAAAGAACTGGAGACTGTGACTTCA caaaattcttcagcagcagctgtgtccCTGGAGCAGATCCCAACTCTAAGCTCTGTGCTCAGTGTGCTGGCACTGGAAACATTTTGGGTGATGAGTTCAAATGCAAAGCCAGTGCTGAAGAGAAATACTACGGCTTCAATGGAGCCTTTAG ATGTCTTGTGGAGGGTGCTGGTGATGTTGCcttcatcaaacacacaacCGTTCTGGAAAACAGTGATG GTAACAGTCCATCATGGGCTAGTGGTTTGCGGTCTGCTGACTACGAGCTGATCTGCCCTGGGGGGGGTTCAGTGCCAGTCTCTGAATACAGCAGGTGCCACTTAGCTAGAGTACCTCCACATGCTGTGGTGACTCGGCCAGAGATTCGCAACAAGGTGATCGACATTCTCAAGAAGCAGCAG GTCCAGTTTGGAACTGGCAGTGATTCCTTCTTCAAACTGTTCCAGTCAGAAGGAGGAAAGAACCTCCTCTTTCAGGACTCCACTAAATGTCTCCAAACAATTCACACTGGAACAAACTATGAACAGTTTTTGGGACAAGAGTACGTGGATGCCATGACTTCACTCAGACAATGCAGTGACACCACTTCAG ATCTGGAGAAAATTTGCAGTTTCCATTCCTGGCATCAGAACAAATAG